One Cupriavidus oxalaticus genomic region harbors:
- a CDS encoding tannase/feruloyl esterase family alpha/beta hydrolase, with amino-acid sequence MARHQALHRGRRGLRWFAAVLAATLLAAGCGGGDDAPVAQDPGAANGAAPGGDPGAGGEAPALSALDACNALQGMPIPAAQLALATGGATVSGATLIAAGAAGNTLGEYCQVRGAIAPVDPAAPSILFAVNLPTQWNGKGIQFGGGGFDGRLIDGTETVRFAMPDDPAPLARGYATWGDDSGHQSSSITDGRFAVNDEALRNYGGDTLKKTHDVALALIQARYGKAPQRAYFLGTSTGGRDALSYIQRWPADYDGVIANEPALNYTGTRLSNVAVGRALYLNNGAGWLNLNKTLLVQDAAMAACDRLDGVADKIVSNVEGCRAGAQQVLAGLRCAGGADAGDSCLSDAQIATVKAIEAPLQLNYPLANGVTVAGGYNLLEGALVAGPFTSRDLGTRPVPGNPATTADANMYVTGDQWVKYFIARDAGFDALTFDPASPGSWTARVQAVSALTDATNPDISAFLARGGRLVLLHGLADEVISPNSTIAWFQAVTATVGQGAVDQGIRFYTVPGMGHGTGSFLPAWNSLTALENWVELGAAPGTRTVMDTNAQTYGRTRPLCQYPAWPKYKGSGSADAAVNYTCEGASGVVQACLNLPSAATAYKGGNTLGEELTVSVDPATLQYTVTVDASLQRAAGTQRSGRLSPQGGCTYASDENGARFTFGGGGVVTGGVVPASGAGFAPLLAFRNVSSDYKAVADIYNVNGIQYAAADHAATVRNGAARLRSSAATWQTCQDPGTGGFIVYDAACTATTKGYIAWNAARNAFDYMVGGTIAANDGTLSGSLISGMVNGKPVPLVLTRSATAYGMSVYTPQPATLPVGAADGTYRLQGTDGILADADLAGATIVRAGASGALAYNLPVAGVMAASGDVSGFYTASGGVLAGTAGTRFELGVMY; translated from the coding sequence ATGGCAAGGCATCAGGCTTTACACCGCGGCCGCAGGGGGCTGCGGTGGTTCGCCGCCGTCCTGGCGGCAACGCTGCTGGCCGCGGGTTGCGGCGGTGGCGACGATGCGCCGGTGGCGCAGGACCCCGGCGCTGCCAACGGCGCCGCGCCCGGCGGCGATCCGGGCGCGGGCGGCGAGGCGCCCGCGCTGTCGGCGCTCGACGCCTGCAACGCGCTCCAGGGCATGCCGATCCCGGCCGCGCAGCTGGCGCTGGCCACCGGTGGCGCCACCGTGAGCGGCGCCACGCTGATTGCCGCGGGCGCGGCGGGCAACACGCTGGGCGAGTACTGCCAGGTGCGCGGCGCGATCGCGCCGGTGGATCCGGCGGCGCCGTCGATCCTGTTTGCGGTGAACCTGCCGACGCAATGGAATGGCAAGGGCATCCAGTTCGGCGGGGGCGGCTTTGACGGCAGGCTGATCGACGGCACCGAGACCGTGCGCTTCGCCATGCCCGACGACCCCGCGCCGCTGGCGCGCGGCTATGCCACCTGGGGCGACGATTCGGGCCACCAGAGCAGCAGCATCACCGACGGCCGCTTCGCGGTGAACGACGAGGCGCTGCGCAATTACGGCGGCGACACGCTGAAGAAGACCCATGACGTGGCGCTGGCGCTGATCCAGGCGCGTTACGGCAAGGCGCCGCAGCGCGCGTATTTCCTCGGCACCTCCACCGGCGGGCGCGATGCGCTGTCCTATATCCAGCGCTGGCCGGCCGACTATGACGGGGTGATCGCCAACGAGCCGGCACTCAACTACACCGGCACGCGGCTCTCGAACGTGGCGGTGGGACGCGCGCTGTACCTGAACAACGGCGCGGGCTGGCTCAACCTGAACAAGACGCTGCTGGTGCAGGATGCCGCGATGGCGGCGTGCGACCGCCTGGACGGCGTCGCAGACAAGATCGTCAGCAACGTCGAAGGCTGCCGCGCGGGCGCGCAGCAGGTGCTGGCCGGCCTGCGCTGCGCGGGCGGCGCCGACGCGGGCGACAGCTGCCTGTCGGATGCGCAGATCGCCACGGTCAAGGCCATCGAGGCGCCGCTGCAGCTGAACTACCCGCTCGCCAATGGCGTGACCGTGGCGGGCGGCTACAACCTGCTGGAAGGTGCGCTGGTGGCGGGCCCGTTCACTTCGCGCGATCTCGGCACGCGCCCCGTGCCGGGCAATCCGGCCACTACCGCGGACGCCAACATGTACGTCACCGGCGACCAGTGGGTGAAGTACTTCATCGCGCGCGACGCGGGCTTCGATGCGCTGACGTTCGATCCCGCCAGCCCGGGCAGCTGGACCGCCCGCGTGCAGGCCGTGTCGGCGCTGACCGATGCCACCAACCCCGATATCTCGGCCTTCCTGGCGCGCGGCGGGCGCCTGGTCCTGCTGCACGGGCTGGCCGACGAGGTCATCAGCCCCAATTCCACGATCGCGTGGTTCCAGGCGGTGACGGCCACGGTGGGGCAGGGCGCGGTCGACCAGGGCATCCGCTTCTACACGGTGCCAGGCATGGGCCACGGCACCGGCAGCTTCCTGCCGGCGTGGAACTCACTGACGGCGCTGGAGAACTGGGTCGAGCTGGGCGCGGCGCCGGGCACGCGCACGGTGATGGACACCAACGCGCAGACCTATGGCCGCACGCGCCCGCTGTGCCAGTACCCGGCATGGCCCAAGTACAAGGGCAGCGGCAGCGCGGATGCGGCGGTCAACTACACCTGCGAAGGCGCCAGCGGCGTGGTGCAGGCCTGCCTGAACCTGCCGTCGGCGGCGACTGCGTACAAGGGCGGCAATACCCTGGGTGAAGAGCTGACGGTCTCGGTGGACCCGGCCACGCTGCAATACACCGTGACGGTCGATGCGAGCCTGCAGCGCGCCGCCGGCACGCAGCGCAGCGGACGGCTGTCGCCGCAGGGCGGCTGCACCTATGCCAGCGACGAGAACGGCGCCCGCTTCACCTTCGGCGGCGGCGGCGTGGTCACCGGCGGGGTGGTGCCGGCTTCGGGCGCGGGCTTTGCGCCGCTGCTGGCCTTCCGGAACGTGTCGTCGGACTACAAGGCCGTGGCGGACATCTACAACGTCAACGGTATCCAGTACGCGGCAGCGGACCACGCCGCCACGGTGCGCAACGGCGCGGCGCGGCTGCGCTCGTCGGCGGCCACCTGGCAGACCTGCCAGGATCCCGGCACCGGCGGCTTCATCGTCTACGACGCGGCCTGCACCGCCACCACCAAGGGCTATATCGCGTGGAATGCGGCGCGCAACGCCTTCGACTACATGGTCGGCGGCACCATCGCGGCCAATGACGGCACGCTGTCCGGCTCGCTCATCAGCGGCATGGTCAACGGCAAGCCGGTGCCGCTGGTGCTGACGCGCTCCGCGACGGCCTATGGCATGAGCGTCTACACGCCGCAGCCCGCCACGCTGCCGGTGGGCGCGGCGGACGGCACCTATCGCCTGCAGGGCACCGACGGCATCCTGGCGGATGCGGACCTCGCGGGTGCCACCATCGTGCGTGCCGGCGCCAGCGGCGCGCTTGCCTACAACCTGCCGGTGGCGGGCGTGATGGCCGCAAGCGGCGATGTCAGCGGGTTCTATACCGCCAGCGGCGGGGTGCTGGCCGGCACCGCCGGGACGCGCTTCGAACTGGGCGTGATGTACTAG
- a CDS encoding LysR family transcriptional regulator, whose translation MELRHLRYFLAVAEHGSVTRAAEQLGIQQPPLSQQLKALEAELGVALFERQPRGVALTPAGLALRDDAEDLFSRIAQMRARMQRLARGDEGSLAIGFTSSAAAHRLTPEVLRECRRRFPRVALSLTECNAAEAIERLADGTLSAALLRAPVQHPEGVRFDLLLEEDMVIALPLDHPLLRKRQAAGIAATAPVSLRELAADPFILVRRPGAPGMYHDLLRACEALGFTPRVGAEVERMLTNLNLVAAGAGVSVVPGSMASLNRHGVAYCPMQEADRLRAPLTLGYREDAAQGGDPALAALVALTHRLAARHRRRPAKAADA comes from the coding sequence GTGGAACTCCGGCACCTGCGCTATTTCCTCGCCGTGGCCGAGCATGGCTCGGTGACCCGTGCGGCCGAGCAGCTCGGCATCCAGCAGCCGCCGCTGTCGCAGCAGCTCAAGGCGCTCGAGGCCGAACTGGGCGTGGCCCTGTTCGAGCGCCAGCCGCGCGGCGTGGCGCTGACCCCGGCCGGACTGGCGTTGCGCGACGACGCCGAAGACCTGTTCAGCCGCATCGCGCAGATGCGCGCGCGCATGCAGCGGCTGGCACGCGGCGACGAAGGGTCGCTGGCGATCGGCTTCACCAGTTCCGCCGCGGCGCACCGGCTCACGCCCGAGGTGCTGCGCGAGTGCCGGCGCCGGTTCCCGCGCGTGGCGCTGTCGCTCACCGAATGCAATGCGGCCGAGGCGATCGAGCGCCTGGCCGACGGCACCCTCAGCGCCGCGCTGCTGCGTGCGCCGGTGCAGCATCCGGAAGGCGTGCGCTTTGACCTGCTGCTGGAAGAAGACATGGTGATCGCGCTGCCGCTGGACCACCCGCTGCTGCGCAAGCGCCAGGCGGCGGGCATCGCGGCCACGGCGCCGGTGTCGCTGCGCGAGCTGGCCGCCGACCCTTTCATCCTGGTACGCCGCCCCGGCGCGCCGGGCATGTACCACGACCTGCTGCGCGCCTGCGAGGCGCTCGGCTTCACGCCGCGCGTGGGCGCCGAGGTCGAGCGCATGCTGACCAACCTGAACCTCGTCGCTGCCGGCGCCGGCGTCAGCGTGGTGCCGGGCTCGATGGCCAGCCTGAACCGCCACGGCGTGGCCTACTGCCCCATGCAGGAAGCGGACCGCTTGCGCGCACCGCTGACGCTGGGCTATCGCGAGGACGCCGCGCAGGGCGGCGACCCGGCGCTGGCCGCGCTGGTCGCGCTCACGCACCGGCTGGCCGCGCGGCACCGGCGCCGGCCGGCAAAGGCGGCCGACGCCTGA
- a CDS encoding alpha/beta fold hydrolase, whose translation MLSAFANALPASPALRLACAAVTAAVIAGCAATPPGTTAAARPAEATKVDTGKPHWQRVHLGAGAGYDFPVYANHRLDGDLSRIREVVFVQHGLQRNGDDYYAAGAALLKASGRNPGEVLLIAPNFPGTPDQGKGFDGMPQWSVQGWMSGENAVDARFPVSSLQLLDDLLALVTDKARLPQVSKVTVAGHSGGAQIVHRYAVLNNVDERIRARGIDLRYVVANPSSYLYFTPVRPAGPDGKSFAPYDKTACPDYDKYRYGMQDIVPYAQGASGLSLYRRYIGRQVTYLAGTEDNDPNHRVLDKACGAEAEGPTRLQRARGYLRYERYLATPGQVSRHQAYEVVGVGHDQARMFGSQCGARAVFGMAESANPDGAACRAPQL comes from the coding sequence ATGCTTTCAGCCTTCGCCAATGCCTTGCCAGCAAGCCCGGCCCTTCGCCTCGCTTGCGCGGCGGTCACGGCAGCCGTTATCGCCGGTTGTGCCGCCACGCCTCCGGGTACAACCGCGGCTGCCAGGCCTGCCGAAGCCACCAAGGTCGACACCGGCAAGCCGCACTGGCAGCGTGTGCACCTGGGCGCGGGCGCCGGCTATGACTTCCCGGTGTATGCGAATCACCGGCTCGACGGCGACCTGTCGCGCATCCGCGAGGTGGTGTTCGTGCAGCACGGCCTGCAGCGCAACGGCGATGACTACTACGCCGCCGGCGCGGCCCTGCTCAAGGCCAGCGGGCGCAATCCCGGCGAGGTCCTGCTGATCGCGCCCAACTTCCCCGGCACGCCGGACCAGGGCAAGGGTTTCGACGGCATGCCGCAGTGGTCGGTACAGGGCTGGATGAGCGGCGAGAACGCGGTCGACGCGCGCTTCCCGGTCAGCTCGCTGCAGCTGCTGGACGACCTGCTGGCGCTTGTCACCGACAAGGCGCGGCTGCCGCAGGTGAGCAAGGTGACGGTGGCGGGACATTCCGGCGGCGCGCAGATCGTGCATCGCTATGCGGTGCTGAACAACGTCGACGAGCGCATCCGCGCGCGCGGCATCGACCTGCGCTACGTGGTGGCCAATCCCTCGTCCTATCTCTATTTCACGCCGGTACGGCCGGCGGGCCCGGATGGCAAGTCGTTCGCACCCTATGACAAGACCGCCTGTCCTGACTACGACAAGTACCGCTACGGCATGCAGGACATCGTGCCCTATGCGCAGGGTGCCAGCGGCCTGTCGCTGTACCGGCGCTACATTGGCCGGCAGGTGACCTACCTGGCCGGCACCGAGGACAACGACCCCAACCACCGCGTGCTCGACAAGGCGTGCGGCGCCGAAGCCGAAGGGCCCACGCGGCTGCAGCGCGCGCGCGGCTACCTGCGCTACGAGCGCTACCTGGCCACGCCTGGCCAGGTGAGCCGCCACCAGGCGTATGAAGTGGTGGGCGTGGGCCATGACCAGGCGCGCATGTTCGGTTCGCAGTGCGGGGCCAGGGCGGTGTTCGGCATGGCGGAGTCGGCCAATCCGGACGGTGCTGCCTGCCGCGCACCGCAGCTCTGA
- a CDS encoding Bug family tripartite tricarboxylate transporter substrate binding protein, with protein MPRRASAAEPAHLVVGYGAGGGADHVARVVADSLAADGYPVLVENRAGAAGLVALQAVLRAPADRSVLLLGTVGSVSIAPLLSPHAAGADRLHPVAVLAATPHVLLTSGAAPAGLAPDAELHARLARARRRPGELAFASLGIHSSAHLVGALMCRQAGVEMAHLPYPGSARALTDLQGGHIEMLVSTLQAALPLLRQGRVRALAVTGARRSPLAPSTPTFAEAGIAGMHQAAWYGLLAAPGMPGVQYEGLALRMQRLLRDEPALSRRLGQGGAEPLALTGAAAAAYLAAQRDMWREVIAQVRERLE; from the coding sequence GTGCCCCGCCGTGCCTCGGCCGCGGAACCGGCTCACCTGGTCGTCGGGTATGGCGCTGGCGGGGGTGCGGACCATGTCGCGCGCGTGGTTGCCGACAGCCTGGCCGCCGACGGCTATCCCGTGCTGGTCGAGAACCGCGCCGGTGCCGCGGGGCTGGTGGCGCTGCAGGCGGTGCTGCGCGCGCCGGCCGACCGCTCCGTGCTGCTGCTGGGCACGGTGGGCTCGGTCAGCATCGCCCCGCTGCTGTCGCCCCATGCAGCCGGTGCGGACCGGCTACACCCGGTCGCGGTGCTGGCCGCGACGCCGCATGTGCTGCTGACCAGCGGCGCCGCGCCCGCCGGGCTGGCGCCGGACGCCGAACTGCATGCGCGGCTGGCCCGCGCGCGGCGCAGGCCGGGGGAGCTGGCCTTTGCCTCGCTTGGCATCCATTCCAGCGCCCACCTGGTGGGTGCGCTGATGTGCCGGCAGGCCGGCGTCGAGATGGCCCATCTTCCCTATCCCGGCAGCGCGCGCGCATTGACCGACCTGCAGGGCGGCCATATCGAGATGCTGGTCAGCACGCTGCAGGCCGCGTTGCCGCTGCTGCGCCAGGGCAGGGTGCGGGCCCTGGCCGTGACGGGTGCGCGTCGCAGCCCGCTGGCGCCATCCACGCCCACCTTTGCCGAGGCCGGTATCGCCGGCATGCATCAGGCCGCGTGGTACGGGCTGCTGGCCGCACCGGGCATGCCCGGCGTGCAGTACGAGGGGCTGGCCCTGCGCATGCAGCGGCTGCTGCGGGACGAGCCGGCCTTGTCGCGGCGCCTCGGCCAGGGTGGCGCCGAGCCGCTGGCGCTGACCGGCGCCGCGGCGGCCGCCTACCTGGCCGCGCAGCGTGACATGTGGCGCGAGGTGATCGCGCAGGTGCGGGAGCGGCTGGAATAG